In Neisseria brasiliensis, the following proteins share a genomic window:
- a CDS encoding TraR/DksA family transcriptional regulator, which yields MTDICDKASELEALYLEEALYKQQDKTTATVSNYYCDDCGEPIPEARRHAVIGCTRCVVCQEYFEKGFPG from the coding sequence ATGACTGATATTTGCGACAAAGCGTCTGAACTCGAAGCCTTGTATTTGGAAGAGGCACTCTATAAGCAGCAAGACAAAACCACGGCCACCGTCAGCAATTATTACTGCGACGACTGCGGCGAGCCGATTCCCGAAGCCCGTCGCCATGCCGTAATCGGCTGCACACGCTGCGTGGTTTGCCAAGAATATTTTGAGAAAGGTTTCCCCGGCTAG
- a CDS encoding glycoside hydrolase family 108 protein, whose amino-acid sequence MSDKFNQFIERVLSHEGGYVNHPKDPGGETNWGVTKRTAQANGYTGSMRAMTRAQAIEIYRKAFWQRYHADKMPDAIAFQFFDACINHGYGNAARMLQRAAGVPDDGVIGAVSLAAINQLPENDLLLRFNAERLVFYTKLGTFNSFGKGWVRRVAQNLIHAAGDN is encoded by the coding sequence ATGTCCGACAAATTCAACCAATTCATCGAACGCGTCCTATCCCATGAGGGCGGCTACGTCAACCATCCGAAAGACCCCGGCGGCGAGACCAACTGGGGGGTCACCAAGCGCACCGCTCAGGCCAACGGCTACACCGGTTCCATGCGTGCCATGACCCGCGCTCAGGCCATTGAGATTTACCGCAAGGCGTTTTGGCAACGCTATCACGCCGACAAAATGCCCGATGCCATTGCCTTCCAATTTTTCGATGCCTGTATCAATCATGGCTACGGCAATGCAGCGCGTATGCTGCAGCGTGCCGCAGGTGTGCCGGACGACGGCGTGATTGGCGCGGTGTCATTGGCCGCCATCAACCAGCTGCCGGAAAACGATTTGCTGCTGCGCTTTAATGCCGAGCGTTTGGTGTTTTATACCAAGCTGGGTACGTTTAACAGCTTCGGCAAAGGTTGGGTACGCCGCGTGGCGCAAAACTTAATCCATGCCGCAGGCGACAATTAA
- a CDS encoding phage protein Gp27 family protein → MGKRSAIEMLPDDVRRQLEHEIRKSRFSRYKQHSKWLEQQGYEISRSAVHRYGQRLQKLAATPEERDLLDIFRKLETADRHAFFKAG, encoded by the coding sequence ATGGGAAAGCGCAGCGCGATAGAAATGCTGCCCGATGATGTCCGCAGGCAGCTTGAGCATGAAATTAGGAAAAGCCGTTTCAGCAGATACAAGCAGCACAGCAAATGGCTGGAACAGCAAGGTTATGAAATCAGCCGATCTGCCGTCCACCGCTACGGCCAACGGCTTCAAAAACTGGCTGCCACTCCGGAAGAGCGGGATTTGCTGGATATTTTCAGAAAATTGGAAACAGCCGACCGCCACGCTTTTTTTAAAGCAGGTTAA
- a CDS encoding helix-turn-helix domain-containing protein produces MKEVSLFANRLKEERKKLGLTQAQAAEKCGISMRMWGDYERGKYFPRNENLIGIEKIGIDIQYVMHGRRDETAAMPSEKLSKEEQELLDLFRQASDLGRAVIVSAARGAEKKAETAADKVSNG; encoded by the coding sequence ATGAAAGAAGTCTCTCTTTTTGCCAACCGATTGAAAGAAGAAAGAAAAAAGTTGGGATTGACACAGGCTCAAGCTGCTGAAAAATGTGGTATTTCAATGCGGATGTGGGGAGATTACGAACGTGGAAAGTACTTTCCTAGAAATGAGAATCTGATTGGAATAGAAAAAATTGGCATAGACATTCAATACGTCATGCACGGCAGGCGCGACGAAACGGCCGCCATGCCGTCTGAAAAACTGAGCAAAGAAGAACAGGAGCTGCTGGATTTGTTCCGCCAAGCCAGCGATTTAGGCCGAGCTGTCATCGTGAGTGCCGCTCGCGGAGCAGAGAAAAAAGCCGAAACTGCGGCTGATAAAGTGAGTAACGGGTAA
- a CDS encoding DNA-binding protein, with product MEKPLNFKPIPYPQTRESAAKWFKRNGVCKAHWAKYFNLERTTVEHLLRGKLKGNFGKSHEAAVMLGLKEQSDES from the coding sequence ATGGAAAAACCTTTGAATTTCAAGCCTATTCCCTATCCGCAAACGCGCGAGAGCGCGGCCAAGTGGTTTAAGCGCAACGGGGTGTGCAAGGCGCATTGGGCGAAATATTTCAATCTGGAGCGCACCACGGTGGAGCATCTCTTGCGCGGCAAGCTGAAAGGCAATTTCGGCAAAAGCCACGAAGCGGCGGTGATGCTGGGGCTGAAGGAGCAAAGCGATGAAAGCTGA
- a CDS encoding DNA-binding protein codes for MASEKGTRLLKVFKALEAHPIIGISNKEISDGLGISPVHVSRDLEDLIAEGLVTRLDNGNFAYSIKTLQIAERFRRQQEDLERHLAEVLRRTQMY; via the coding sequence ATGGCGAGTGAAAAAGGCACGCGGCTGCTGAAAGTATTTAAGGCTTTGGAAGCCCACCCGATTATCGGCATCAGCAACAAAGAGATTTCAGACGGCCTCGGTATTTCGCCGGTGCATGTGAGCCGCGATTTGGAGGATTTGATTGCCGAGGGACTGGTAACCAGGCTGGATAACGGCAATTTTGCCTACAGCATAAAGACTTTGCAAATCGCCGAGCGTTTCAGACGGCAGCAGGAAGATTTGGAGCGGCACTTGGCGGAAGTGCTGAGACGCACGCAGATGTATTAA
- a CDS encoding DUF3102 domain-containing protein — translation MSNEIEAMNVTVAQNYQAAHSVMVMEQWGNGEIYSEERWIERGRLAVRQTMEGMFELGRALIVLKEHTEHGRFTEIVKTQFGIDKSTAARLISATQRFATPQMQKAAPKLMDLGKSKLLELLVEEDVTLVGLAEGEEVNGLTLDDVDRMTVRELRVALRESRETAEAKDKVIADKSRKIDEYAEKLERSKKTVKEPKAEDVGSELMMQLTSLEVGIRSQVSRLKDLFEQMNAHATAHGFDHRAKMVGTINQIILDCEILRENFNLPVQAPETVEPEWLPSDQQEAE, via the coding sequence ATGAGTAACGAAATTGAAGCAATGAATGTCACAGTCGCGCAAAACTACCAAGCGGCGCACAGCGTGATGGTAATGGAGCAATGGGGCAATGGCGAGATTTACAGCGAAGAACGCTGGATTGAGCGCGGCCGCTTGGCGGTACGACAAACCATGGAAGGCATGTTTGAGTTGGGGCGTGCGCTGATTGTGTTGAAAGAGCATACCGAGCATGGACGTTTTACTGAAATTGTCAAAACCCAATTTGGCATTGATAAAAGTACAGCAGCTCGCCTGATCTCCGCTACCCAACGTTTCGCCACGCCACAAATGCAAAAAGCCGCGCCGAAACTGATGGATTTGGGCAAATCGAAACTGCTGGAACTCTTGGTTGAAGAAGACGTCACGCTGGTGGGCTTGGCCGAAGGCGAAGAAGTCAACGGCCTGACGCTGGACGATGTCGACCGCATGACGGTGCGCGAGCTGCGTGTGGCCTTACGCGAAAGCCGCGAAACGGCGGAAGCGAAAGATAAGGTGATTGCCGATAAAAGCAGGAAGATTGATGAGTATGCCGAGAAGCTGGAGCGCAGCAAAAAGACGGTAAAAGAGCCGAAAGCGGAAGATGTGGGCAGCGAGCTGATGATGCAGCTGACGAGTTTGGAAGTGGGTATCCGCAGCCAAGTGAGTCGGCTGAAAGATTTGTTCGAGCAGATGAATGCGCACGCAACGGCGCATGGCTTCGACCACCGTGCCAAGATGGTCGGCACGATCAATCAGATTATTTTGGACTGCGAAATTTTGCGGGAAAACTTCAATCTTCCGGTGCAGGCTCCGGAAACGGTGGAGCCGGAATGGCTGCCCTCTGATCAGCAGGAGGCGGAATGA
- a CDS encoding DDE-type integrase/transposase/recombinase: MNAALLERLAAVSQQAARLGWGERSAYLKQQAGELNMSLATLYRKLEAVAVKPSRKRRSDAGKSELSLDEAKLISAVLMEAMRRNGKRLMAVRQAVEMLRANGKIEAARIDEETGEVMPLSESTITRALREYKLHPDQLLQPDPVSRMKSEHPNHCWQIDPSLCVLYYLPRHGKDTGLRVMKEEEFYKNKPKNVVKIEQDRVWRYTGTDHASGTIAVQYYFGGETSANLCDFFIYMMQAKADTLKDPFRGVPRMVMLDPGSANTSAAFKNLCKSLDVHVQINKPGNSRAKGQVEKANDIVETAFESGLRFTEIHDIDQLNRLAEHWMRYYNGTQKHSRHGMTRYQAWNKIKAEQLILPPPADYCRELAVSAPKEAKVSPDLEIRFGGRVYSVKDIKGVLVGQKLLVAKNPWETDGARVATFDADGHETWVAVPEVVFDEMGFRADAAVIGAEYNAHGDTAAQQHKKELDKLAMGAETLDEAAAKRKGKAVPFGGEIDPYKHQEDTLATRNTLYIEKSGQQMEYNRMEVAEQVLSKVEMAKLLKPRIEAAGGDWKQAVAFIKANYPDGVLASQLDEVEGRLKTAGRLKLHKTG; this comes from the coding sequence ATGAATGCGGCACTTTTGGAACGGCTGGCGGCAGTCAGCCAACAGGCTGCGCGGCTCGGATGGGGCGAACGCAGCGCGTATTTGAAACAACAGGCAGGAGAATTGAATATGAGTCTGGCAACTTTATACCGAAAACTGGAAGCGGTGGCAGTGAAGCCGAGCCGCAAACGCCGCAGCGATGCGGGCAAATCGGAATTGAGCCTTGATGAAGCCAAGCTGATTTCGGCGGTGTTGATGGAGGCGATGCGGCGCAACGGCAAGCGGCTGATGGCGGTGCGGCAGGCGGTGGAAATGCTTCGCGCCAACGGCAAAATCGAAGCGGCTCGGATTGATGAGGAAACCGGCGAAGTGATGCCGCTTTCGGAATCCACCATCACCCGCGCCCTGCGTGAATACAAGCTGCACCCCGACCAGCTTTTGCAGCCCGACCCTGTCAGCCGCATGAAATCGGAACACCCGAACCATTGCTGGCAAATCGATCCGAGCTTGTGTGTGTTGTATTACCTGCCGCGACATGGCAAGGACACGGGGCTGCGGGTGATGAAAGAGGAAGAGTTTTACAAAAACAAGCCGAAAAACGTGGTGAAGATTGAGCAAGACCGCGTATGGCGATACACCGGCACGGATCACGCCAGCGGCACGATTGCTGTGCAGTATTACTTCGGTGGCGAGACCAGCGCGAACTTGTGTGATTTCTTTATCTACATGATGCAGGCGAAAGCCGACACGCTGAAAGACCCGTTTCGCGGTGTGCCACGGATGGTGATGCTTGACCCCGGCAGCGCGAATACTTCGGCAGCGTTTAAAAATCTGTGTAAGTCGCTGGATGTGCATGTGCAGATTAACAAGCCGGGCAACTCACGCGCCAAGGGGCAAGTGGAAAAAGCCAACGACATCGTGGAGACGGCCTTTGAAAGCGGCCTGCGCTTTACCGAAATCCACGACATCGACCAGCTCAACCGCTTGGCCGAGCATTGGATGCGCTACTACAACGGCACACAGAAACACAGCCGCCACGGCATGACCCGCTATCAGGCGTGGAACAAAATCAAGGCCGAGCAACTGATTCTGCCGCCCCCTGCCGATTACTGCCGCGAGCTGGCGGTGAGCGCACCGAAAGAAGCGAAAGTGTCGCCCGATTTGGAAATCCGCTTCGGCGGCCGCGTGTACAGCGTGAAGGACATCAAGGGCGTGTTGGTCGGGCAGAAACTGCTGGTGGCCAAAAACCCTTGGGAAACCGACGGCGCACGCGTGGCAACATTTGATGCAGACGGCCATGAAACATGGGTGGCCGTGCCTGAAGTGGTGTTTGACGAGATGGGTTTCCGCGCTGATGCGGCGGTTATCGGGGCGGAATACAACGCCCACGGCGACACGGCAGCGCAGCAACACAAAAAGGAACTCGACAAACTGGCGATGGGCGCGGAAACCTTGGACGAAGCCGCAGCCAAGCGCAAAGGCAAGGCGGTGCCATTCGGCGGCGAAATCGACCCCTACAAGCACCAAGAAGACACGCTGGCCACACGCAATACGCTCTACATTGAGAAGAGCGGCCAACAGATGGAATACAACCGCATGGAAGTGGCCGAACAGGTGTTGAGCAAGGTGGAAATGGCCAAGCTGCTGAAGCCGCGTATCGAAGCCGCAGGCGGCGACTGGAAACAGGCAGTCGCATTCATCAAGGCGAATTATCCGGACGGGGTGCTGGCCAGCCAGCTTGACGAAGTGGAAGGCCGTCTGAAAACGGCAGGCCGTCTGAAATTACACAAAACCGGTTAA
- a CDS encoding ExeA family protein: protein MKQDFQKIGKSYATAAAEIGCSKPMLVAVVNHGRWPKKGADKLREKLKQYFETNGADIPAGLRNEPEAAPAHPNESEDKEMLLRKATLTQAAKQHFGIFKDPFNDEIQSADDVYMTPDVRYVREAMFQTACHGGFVAVVGESGAGKSTLREDLQDRINREGRQIVMIEPYVLAMEDNDQKGKTLKAVHIAEAVLAAVAPNVSPKRSPEARFAQIHRALTESAKAGNKHVLIIEEAHGLPIPTLKHLKRFFELKSGFERLLGIVLIGQTELAQKLSENNPSVREVVQRCEVVTLMPLTDGKLEGYLKHKFARAGADLAKVMDGSAIDAVAERLTVKSRTKQGTEQHSLLYPLAVNNLVSAAMNQAAELGFDVVDGDVVRGV, encoded by the coding sequence ATGAAGCAGGATTTTCAGAAAATCGGCAAATCCTACGCCACCGCCGCTGCCGAAATCGGCTGCAGCAAGCCCATGCTGGTGGCGGTGGTCAACCACGGACGATGGCCGAAAAAAGGCGCAGACAAGCTGCGCGAGAAACTGAAACAGTATTTTGAAACAAATGGTGCGGATATTCCCGCTGGCCTGAGAAACGAGCCGGAAGCCGCACCTGCCCACCCTAACGAAAGCGAGGACAAAGAGATGTTATTACGAAAAGCAACCCTGACACAAGCCGCCAAGCAACACTTCGGCATTTTTAAAGACCCGTTTAACGATGAAATCCAGTCTGCCGACGATGTGTACATGACCCCTGATGTGCGCTATGTGCGCGAGGCGATGTTTCAGACGGCCTGCCACGGCGGTTTTGTGGCGGTGGTCGGCGAAAGCGGCGCGGGCAAATCGACTTTGCGCGAAGACCTGCAAGACCGCATTAACCGCGAAGGCCGTCAAATCGTGATGATTGAGCCTTATGTGCTGGCGATGGAAGACAACGACCAAAAAGGCAAAACCTTGAAAGCGGTGCATATCGCCGAAGCGGTTTTGGCAGCGGTTGCGCCGAATGTATCGCCCAAACGCAGCCCTGAAGCGCGTTTTGCCCAAATCCACCGCGCCCTGACCGAATCAGCCAAAGCCGGTAACAAACATGTGCTGATTATCGAAGAAGCGCACGGCCTGCCGATACCGACTTTGAAACACCTGAAACGCTTTTTTGAATTGAAATCGGGTTTTGAACGCCTGCTGGGGATTGTGCTCATCGGCCAAACCGAATTGGCGCAAAAGCTCTCGGAAAACAACCCAAGCGTGCGCGAAGTCGTGCAACGCTGCGAAGTGGTGACGCTGATGCCACTGACCGACGGCAAGCTGGAAGGCTATCTGAAACACAAGTTTGCCCGCGCCGGTGCGGACTTGGCCAAAGTGATGGACGGCAGCGCGATTGATGCGGTGGCCGAACGGTTGACGGTAAAAAGCCGCACCAAGCAAGGCACGGAACAGCACAGCCTGCTCTATCCCTTGGCAGTGAACAATCTGGTGAGCGCGGCCATGAATCAGGCGGCAGAGCTGGGGTTTGATGTGGTAGATGGCGATGTGGTGCGGGGTGTGTGA
- a CDS encoding DUF3164 family protein: MTDLTQYRQDAKGNLVPLANIKEIDLLRDELVMEIVGKAQTVQQQMAAFKADSMADIAAFVQLSADRYDVAVGGKKGNVSLHSFDGAYRVNLSMQDTLVFDEGLLAAKALIDECINEWTEGSRSELKTLINAAFQVDKEGNISTARVLGLRRLEIKDEKWQRAMEALSDSLQVHTSKQFVRVYKRDDAGEYQLVSLDIAKI, from the coding sequence ATGACTGATTTAACCCAATACCGCCAAGATGCCAAGGGCAATTTAGTGCCATTGGCCAATATCAAAGAAATCGACTTGCTGCGCGATGAGCTGGTGATGGAAATCGTCGGCAAAGCGCAGACGGTGCAACAGCAGATGGCCGCGTTCAAGGCTGATTCGATGGCCGACATCGCCGCCTTCGTGCAGCTTTCCGCCGACCGCTACGACGTGGCAGTGGGCGGTAAAAAAGGCAACGTCAGCCTGCACAGCTTCGACGGAGCCTACCGCGTCAACCTCTCAATGCAGGACACGCTGGTGTTTGACGAGGGCTTGCTGGCAGCCAAAGCCCTAATTGACGAGTGTATCAACGAATGGACAGAAGGCAGCCGCAGTGAGCTGAAAACGCTGATTAATGCAGCGTTTCAGGTGGACAAGGAAGGCAATATCTCCACCGCCCGCGTACTCGGCCTGCGCCGTTTGGAAATCAAAGACGAGAAATGGCAACGTGCAATGGAAGCCTTGAGCGACAGCCTGCAAGTGCATACCAGTAAGCAGTTTGTGCGTGTATACAAACGCGATGATGCCGGTGAGTATCAGCTGGTAAGCTTGGATATTGCGAAGATTTAA
- a CDS encoding HU family DNA-binding protein: MNKTELVNAVVEKINSNSDYIRKEDVSKVLAAFEDVIEAELVAGNDVQLTGFGTFYVAQTTERMGRNPKTGEALMLPARKAPKFKAGSNLKKALNS, from the coding sequence ATGAATAAAACTGAATTGGTAAATGCGGTCGTTGAGAAAATTAATTCCAACAGCGATTATATTCGTAAAGAAGACGTGTCTAAGGTGCTGGCTGCATTTGAAGATGTTATCGAAGCAGAGCTGGTGGCCGGTAACGATGTGCAATTGACGGGCTTCGGCACTTTTTATGTTGCCCAAACCACCGAGCGCATGGGGCGCAATCCGAAAACCGGCGAAGCTTTAATGCTCCCTGCACGCAAAGCCCCGAAATTTAAAGCAGGCAGCAATTTGAAAAAAGCACTCAATTCGTAA
- a CDS encoding gp16 family protein, with product METAKQTKQRLIRLIHVAKTQLMMSNDDYRVLLANVSCGKTSSTKLSIAELELAIRAMKAKGFVVTTKQNSAAKPDIKVRPAHMAVDAQIKKIRALWLTLHDLGEVRSPSELSLAKFVKRMTGVDYHGWLDSDNASKVIEHLKEWEKRAWRKRGVASG from the coding sequence ATGGAAACCGCCAAGCAGACCAAACAGCGTTTAATCCGCCTGATCCACGTGGCGAAAACGCAATTGATGATGAGTAATGACGATTATCGGGTATTGCTGGCCAATGTGTCATGCGGCAAAACCAGCAGCACCAAGCTGAGCATTGCCGAGCTGGAATTGGCCATCCGCGCGATGAAGGCCAAGGGCTTTGTGGTCACAACCAAGCAAAACAGCGCGGCCAAGCCGGACATCAAGGTGCGGCCTGCGCATATGGCTGTGGATGCGCAAATCAAGAAAATTCGTGCGCTGTGGTTGACCCTGCATGATTTGGGCGAAGTACGCAGCCCGTCGGAATTGAGTTTGGCCAAGTTTGTGAAGCGCATGACGGGTGTGGATTACCACGGCTGGTTGGACAGTGACAATGCCAGCAAGGTCATTGAGCATTTGAAAGAGTGGGAAAAACGGGCATGGAGGAAACGGGGGGTGGCAAGTGGCTGA
- a CDS encoding Mor transcription activator family protein, whose amino-acid sequence MADERVPELVADLEDQTAACLIAELAMEKSRALEVAKKVARHITDNWGGQLIYIPKNHIGKISERDMELYRAFNGKNHAELSRRFDLTVQQVYRIIREVGNKERARRQIALF is encoded by the coding sequence GTGGCTGATGAAAGAGTACCTGAGCTGGTGGCCGATCTGGAAGACCAAACCGCTGCCTGCTTGATTGCCGAGTTGGCGATGGAAAAAAGCCGTGCGCTGGAAGTGGCCAAAAAAGTGGCGCGGCACATTACCGACAACTGGGGCGGCCAGCTGATTTATATCCCGAAAAACCATATCGGCAAAATCAGCGAGCGCGATATGGAGCTGTATCGGGCGTTTAACGGGAAAAACCATGCGGAATTGAGCCGCCGCTTCGATTTGACGGTGCAGCAGGTTTATAGGATTATTCGAGAGGTAGGCAACAAGGAGCGAGCCAGACGGCAAATTGCCTTGTTTTGA
- a CDS encoding 2-oxoacid:acceptor oxidoreductase: protein MKKFFEIFKSGTRTDNNGRTVTITDADVAQAAAAYDPKLHEAPLVVGHPKTDAPAYGWVGGLHADGGVLSADFAQMDDDFVGLVQSGRYKKVSASFYPPDSPSNPKPGSWYLRHVGFLGAQPPAVKGLSAINFAEDDVYVEFSEAAHSYSAGLFRRLREFLIEKFGIEEADKAVPNWQIDSIEEAAKWKDPILEPAFADPATPTDPETHENKETPMSPEEQLAAEKAAREQAEAKAAAAEAELKRLKDEQERDLREGKHEQNAEFAEALVKEGRLKPADKALMVQVLDFADYPEQTSVEFGEGSTIGEALRQFLRGLPEVLPSGHHAKGAAPAATGGLSADFAEAANPDALSHHERAVALAAKEGIPYEEAARRTAV, encoded by the coding sequence GTGAAAAAGTTTTTTGAAATTTTTAAATCCGGCACGCGCACCGACAACAACGGCCGCACGGTGACGATTACCGATGCGGATGTTGCGCAGGCGGCTGCGGCGTATGACCCCAAGCTGCATGAAGCCCCGCTGGTTGTCGGCCATCCGAAAACTGATGCACCGGCCTATGGCTGGGTGGGCGGCTTGCACGCCGATGGCGGCGTGTTGTCTGCCGATTTCGCGCAGATGGACGATGACTTTGTCGGCTTGGTGCAAAGCGGCCGCTACAAAAAGGTGTCGGCCAGCTTCTACCCGCCCGACAGTCCGAGTAATCCGAAACCCGGCTCTTGGTATTTGCGCCATGTCGGCTTTCTTGGCGCACAACCGCCTGCGGTGAAAGGCTTATCCGCCATTAATTTTGCCGAAGATGATGTGTATGTCGAGTTTTCTGAAGCCGCTCACAGTTACTCAGCAGGCCTGTTTCGTCGATTACGCGAGTTTTTGATTGAGAAATTCGGCATTGAGGAAGCGGATAAAGCCGTACCGAACTGGCAGATTGATTCGATTGAAGAAGCTGCCAAATGGAAAGATCCAATTTTAGAACCGGCTTTTGCCGACCCTGCAACCCCAACCGACCCTGAAACCCATGAAAACAAGGAGACCCCTATGTCGCCCGAAGAACAGTTGGCAGCCGAAAAAGCTGCCCGTGAACAAGCCGAAGCCAAGGCCGCTGCTGCGGAAGCGGAGCTGAAACGCCTGAAAGACGAACAGGAGCGCGACCTGCGCGAAGGCAAGCATGAGCAGAATGCCGAATTTGCCGAAGCCTTGGTGAAAGAAGGCCGTCTGAAACCGGCTGACAAAGCATTAATGGTGCAAGTGTTGGATTTTGCCGACTACCCTGAGCAGACCAGCGTGGAGTTTGGCGAAGGCAGCACCATCGGCGAAGCGTTGCGCCAATTCTTGCGCGGCCTGCCCGAAGTATTGCCAAGCGGCCATCATGCCAAAGGTGCAGCACCGGCAGCCACCGGCGGCCTGTCTGCCGATTTTGCCGAAGCGGCCAATCCTGACGCGCTGAGCCACCACGAACGCGCTGTGGCCTTGGCAGCCAAGGAAGGTATCCCCTACGAAGAAGCGGCACGCCGCACCGCCGTTTAA
- a CDS encoding major capsid protein codes for MSVHLRKLRGQIDPVLTNLAVGYKNAEFIAEKIFPQVLTDKEGVQVPVFGKGSFVEYDTQRAVGAASNVITLDSPNHLPVVLEEHDLAAGVDYREQAESLFNEQAKATRRATKGVQLRQEIETAALLQAKSAYQSGHTKDLTATKQWSAEDSNPLADIETARETVRAACGVRPSVLVVGASVLSALKRHPDLIKSLGANERKTLLSVEQLKNLLQLEDIIVGEAVSTPAGGKATKDVWGKFASLIVRPHLVADGNDEGEPSFGYTFRRRGMPLVDRYEEVGGKVEYTRYTDIRKAAVVGSACGFLFENAVD; via the coding sequence ATGAGCGTTCATTTGCGCAAATTACGCGGTCAAATCGACCCCGTTTTAACCAATCTGGCGGTCGGCTATAAAAATGCCGAGTTTATCGCTGAAAAGATTTTTCCACAGGTATTGACCGATAAAGAAGGTGTGCAAGTGCCGGTGTTCGGCAAAGGCTCGTTTGTCGAGTATGACACCCAACGTGCCGTCGGTGCAGCGTCTAACGTGATTACTTTGGACTCGCCGAACCATCTGCCGGTGGTGCTGGAAGAACACGATTTGGCGGCCGGTGTGGACTACCGCGAGCAAGCGGAATCGCTCTTTAACGAGCAAGCCAAAGCGACACGCCGCGCCACCAAGGGTGTGCAGCTGCGCCAAGAAATTGAAACCGCTGCTTTGCTGCAGGCGAAATCGGCCTATCAATCCGGCCATACCAAGGATTTGACGGCGACCAAACAATGGTCGGCCGAAGACTCCAATCCGTTGGCCGATATTGAAACCGCGCGTGAAACCGTGCGTGCCGCTTGCGGCGTGCGCCCAAGCGTGTTGGTGGTGGGTGCCAGCGTATTGTCGGCGCTGAAACGCCATCCTGATCTGATTAAGTCATTGGGTGCGAACGAACGAAAAACCCTGTTGAGCGTTGAGCAGTTGAAAAACCTGCTCCAACTGGAAGACATCATCGTCGGCGAAGCGGTGTCTACTCCGGCAGGCGGTAAAGCCACGAAAGACGTATGGGGCAAATTTGCCAGCCTGATCGTGCGCCCGCATTTGGTTGCCGATGGCAATGACGAGGGCGAGCCGTCATTCGGCTACACCTTCCGCCGTCGCGGTATGCCGCTGGTCGACCGCTACGAAGAAGTTGGCGGCAAGGTGGAATATACCCGCTATACCGACATCCGCAAGGCGGCGGTCGTGGGCAGTGCGTGCGGTTTCTTATTTGAAAACGCCGTGGATTAA
- a CDS encoding capsid cement protein — MSQTKNVVLVATITATGEIVKDRFVNFAGAQAKAGEAVLGVAPYDVANGDTAAVDVVGIAVVEAGGEIATGAEVGADAQGCAVTGAAKIAGTALTAAAGAGETIRVLLKG; from the coding sequence ATGTCTCAAACAAAAAACGTGGTGCTGGTCGCCACCATTACAGCGACGGGCGAGATTGTGAAAGACCGCTTTGTCAATTTTGCAGGCGCACAGGCTAAGGCCGGTGAAGCGGTATTGGGTGTTGCGCCGTATGATGTGGCCAACGGCGATACGGCGGCGGTTGATGTGGTCGGTATTGCGGTGGTTGAAGCCGGTGGCGAAATTGCTACTGGTGCAGAAGTCGGTGCCGATGCGCAAGGTTGCGCGGTGACCGGTGCGGCCAAGATTGCCGGTACTGCCCTGACGGCTGCGGCCGGTGCAGGTGAAACCATCCGTGTTTTGTTGAAAGGTTAA
- a CDS encoding gp436 family protein, producing the protein MYYINADNMMKAMSKVELVQLTNDEPRATEPDMAVVDEAIRYACDLVDGYLRGRYPLPLKSVPTVLPPLCINIARHFLHSRRINRADFPKTLETAYNATLKTLEAIRDGKIHIGVDTLDKQAQPEPGAYHTRGGSRIDMTGY; encoded by the coding sequence ATGTATTACATCAACGCCGATAACATGATGAAAGCGATGAGCAAGGTCGAATTGGTGCAGTTGACCAATGATGAGCCGCGTGCGACTGAGCCGGACATGGCGGTGGTGGATGAAGCCATCCGCTATGCCTGCGACTTGGTTGACGGCTACTTGCGTGGCCGCTACCCGCTGCCGCTCAAGTCGGTGCCGACGGTGTTGCCGCCGTTGTGTATCAACATTGCCCGCCATTTCTTGCACTCGCGCCGCATCAATCGGGCAGATTTTCCGAAGACGTTGGAGACCGCTTACAACGCGACTTTGAAAACGTTGGAAGCCATCCGCGACGGCAAAATCCATATCGGCGTTGATACTTTGGACAAACAGGCGCAGCCGGAACCCGGCGCGTATCACACGCGCGGCGGCTCACGCATTGATATGACGGGATACTGA